The following proteins are encoded in a genomic region of Microbacterium sp. NC79:
- a CDS encoding sigma-70 family RNA polymerase sigma factor, with the protein MSTQSILPEDGLPLDDVRRGDSDEYATLWSRHYRAGVSAARALTSSIDPDDLVQEAFTRAYQALLSGGGPRGAFRPYLFTSIRNTAASWDRARAEVPLDGLDMYIDPESSAAEMDAGVDRVLVFSAFRRLPARWQEVLWYTEIDQLKPAQVGPRLGMKPAAAAQLALRAREGLREAWVAAHLNA; encoded by the coding sequence GTGAGCACGCAATCGATACTTCCAGAAGACGGACTCCCCCTCGACGATGTGCGTCGGGGCGATTCGGATGAATACGCGACACTGTGGTCACGTCATTACCGCGCAGGCGTCTCCGCGGCGCGCGCCCTAACGTCCTCGATCGACCCCGACGATCTCGTACAAGAGGCGTTTACCCGGGCATATCAAGCCCTTCTGAGCGGGGGCGGCCCGCGAGGCGCTTTTCGCCCCTACCTCTTCACCAGCATCCGCAACACCGCCGCATCGTGGGATCGCGCTCGCGCTGAGGTTCCACTTGACGGCCTCGACATGTACATCGACCCGGAATCTTCCGCGGCAGAGATGGACGCCGGGGTCGATCGCGTCTTGGTCTTCTCGGCATTTCGACGCCTCCCTGCGCGGTGGCAAGAGGTGCTGTGGTACACCGAAATTGACCAGCTGAAGCCCGCACAGGTTGGCCCACGCCTGGGCATGAAGCCTGCCGCTGCCGCTCAACTTGCGCTGCGAGCGAGGGAAGGCCTGCGAGAGGCTTGGGTAGCCGCCCACCTGAACGCCTGA
- the nagA gene encoding N-acetylglucosamine-6-phosphate deacetylase, translated as MDSSVRTLIHSATLADAGDLQPDSWVLLAADGVVASGTGDSWNDLVERGTTVIDAQELAGNGALLAPGFIDIHGHGGAGHSFDDGSAAIKAARDMHRMHGTTRAVISLVTADLDTLLQRTASVAACMTERSDILGVHLEGPFLDPGHKGAHEESLLREPIPAAIERLIAETNGVIRQITIAPELPGGLDAIRALVSNDIVAAIGHTNADADVTRDACDAGATVITHAFNAMPGIHHRAPGPVVAAVADPRMYLELIADGIHVDLDLIRMIFASAPGRVVLVTDAMAAAGSGDGDYVLGNLAVTVTDGVARLTHGNSIAGSTLTQDVALRNVVSVGVPVATAIDALTRVAAEAIGVADRYGRVRPGYAADAVLLDRDLNVRAVWADATRV; from the coding sequence GTGGATTCCAGCGTAAGAACGCTTATCCACTCGGCGACACTCGCAGACGCCGGCGACTTGCAACCCGACTCGTGGGTGTTGCTCGCTGCCGATGGCGTCGTCGCTTCCGGCACCGGCGATAGCTGGAATGACCTCGTCGAGCGCGGCACGACCGTCATCGACGCACAGGAACTCGCAGGTAACGGCGCGCTCCTCGCCCCGGGGTTTATCGATATTCACGGGCACGGCGGAGCCGGACACTCGTTTGATGACGGTTCTGCAGCCATCAAGGCGGCGCGCGACATGCATCGGATGCACGGAACCACCCGTGCGGTGATTTCGCTCGTCACGGCTGACCTCGATACGCTCCTGCAGCGCACGGCAAGCGTCGCGGCTTGCATGACGGAGCGCTCTGACATTCTCGGTGTTCACCTCGAGGGCCCTTTCCTTGACCCCGGCCACAAGGGCGCCCACGAAGAGTCGCTCCTTCGCGAACCAATCCCTGCCGCCATCGAGCGCCTCATCGCCGAGACGAACGGCGTCATCCGTCAGATCACGATCGCCCCTGAGCTTCCCGGCGGCCTTGATGCGATCCGCGCGCTTGTCTCGAACGACATCGTCGCCGCGATCGGTCACACAAACGCCGATGCGGACGTCACGCGTGACGCATGCGACGCGGGCGCGACCGTCATCACGCACGCTTTCAATGCCATGCCTGGCATCCACCACCGCGCTCCCGGCCCCGTCGTTGCGGCCGTCGCTGACCCGCGCATGTACCTTGAGCTGATCGCCGACGGCATCCACGTTGACCTCGACCTCATTCGCATGATTTTTGCGAGTGCCCCTGGGCGTGTGGTGCTCGTCACCGACGCCATGGCGGCAGCGGGTTCTGGCGACGGCGACTACGTGCTCGGCAATCTCGCGGTCACCGTCACCGACGGCGTCGCTCGCCTCACGCACGGCAACTCAATTGCTGGCTCCACGTTGACCCAGGATGTGGCATTGCGCAACGTCGTGAGTGTCGGCGTTCCAGTCGCCACGGCGATTGATGCACTCACCCGCGTTGCCGCTGAGGCCATCGGCGTCGCCGACCGTTATGGACGGGTACGCCCCGGTTATGCCGCCGATGCCGTGCTGCTCGACCGCGATCTCAACGTGCGCGCGGTGTGGGCAGACGCGACGCGCGTTTAG
- a CDS encoding family 20 glycosylhydrolase: protein MTFVATTPSLVPFPESLAPAPPVHLTGMSRVVAPAGLQREAQCLANAIAARTGLELVVTDSADMTSGDIVFRLETDAPLSVEAYRIDTTDGVVEVTAFASAGAFWAAQTVRQLLSHDHDGWFITGARIADAPRYAYRGVMLDVARHFFGVDDVKRYIDAMSGYKYNVLHLHLTDDQGWRLQSESFPQLTEKASATAALGDRGGFYTQADYAEIVAYAASRHMTVVPEIDVPGHTHAVTVAYPEFTKPTAIMDSVTDTAKLFQQDLPIHGESYVGWCVGFSSLKIDDPATDAFVREIFREVAAATPGPYVHLGGDESLGTTDEDFAAFIAMASRAVAETGKTPIAWHEAGKAPGLAAGTIGQYWGYLQPQPGYDDEARAFVTNGGSLILSPADVSYLDMKPTADHPLGLIWANGPTSVESAYTWEPTDIISGVPASAIIGVEAPLWTESARTMDDVFTLAFPRAAAVAEIAWSPQDAPERTWDSFRARVASHASAWQSEGITFHNSEEISWIPA from the coding sequence ATGACATTCGTTGCGACGACGCCGTCCCTGGTTCCGTTTCCGGAATCTCTTGCACCCGCTCCCCCTGTCCATCTGACCGGGATGAGTCGCGTGGTTGCGCCCGCCGGCTTGCAACGCGAAGCGCAGTGCCTGGCCAACGCGATCGCCGCACGCACGGGTCTGGAACTCGTCGTCACAGACTCCGCCGACATGACGTCTGGTGACATTGTGTTTCGCTTGGAGACCGACGCTCCGTTATCTGTCGAGGCCTATCGCATCGACACGACGGACGGTGTCGTTGAGGTGACAGCATTTGCGTCTGCGGGGGCCTTCTGGGCAGCCCAGACGGTGCGCCAACTCCTCAGCCACGACCACGACGGCTGGTTCATTACGGGTGCACGCATCGCTGATGCCCCTCGATACGCGTACCGCGGTGTCATGCTCGACGTGGCTCGGCACTTCTTTGGCGTCGATGATGTGAAGCGGTACATCGACGCGATGAGCGGCTATAAGTACAACGTGCTCCACCTTCACCTGACCGACGACCAGGGTTGGCGTCTGCAGAGTGAGTCATTCCCCCAGTTGACCGAGAAGGCTTCAGCCACGGCGGCGCTCGGTGACCGTGGCGGCTTCTATACCCAGGCGGACTACGCCGAAATCGTTGCTTATGCTGCATCGCGCCACATGACGGTCGTCCCGGAAATTGATGTTCCTGGCCACACTCACGCCGTCACCGTGGCCTATCCGGAGTTCACCAAACCGACCGCCATCATGGACTCCGTCACCGACACGGCGAAGCTCTTCCAGCAAGACCTCCCCATTCACGGCGAGTCATACGTCGGATGGTGCGTGGGCTTTTCCAGCCTCAAGATCGACGACCCCGCCACCGACGCTTTCGTTCGAGAGATCTTCCGTGAGGTTGCAGCGGCAACCCCCGGCCCGTACGTCCACCTGGGTGGCGATGAGTCGCTCGGCACGACGGACGAAGACTTCGCAGCGTTCATCGCGATGGCGTCTCGTGCTGTCGCCGAGACAGGCAAGACCCCGATCGCCTGGCACGAAGCCGGTAAGGCTCCGGGGTTGGCAGCCGGAACCATTGGGCAGTACTGGGGATACCTGCAGCCCCAGCCCGGTTACGACGATGAGGCACGCGCCTTCGTGACAAACGGCGGCTCGCTCATTCTGTCCCCTGCCGACGTCAGCTACCTCGACATGAAACCAACCGCAGACCACCCGCTCGGCCTCATCTGGGCGAACGGTCCAACGTCGGTCGAATCCGCATACACGTGGGAGCCCACCGACATCATTTCGGGCGTTCCGGCCAGCGCCATCATTGGTGTCGAGGCCCCGCTCTGGACGGAATCGGCTCGCACCATGGACGACGTCTTCACCTTGGCTTTCCCTCGCGCGGCAGCCGTCGCCGAGATCGCGTGGAGCCCACAGGATGCCCCGGAACGCACGTGGGACTCCTTCCGTGCACGAGTCGCGTCGCATGCATCGGCATGGCAGTCTGAGGGAATCACTTTTCACAACTCCGAGGAGATTTCGTGGATTCCAGCGTAA